A DNA window from Mycolicibacter terrae contains the following coding sequences:
- a CDS encoding fatty acid desaturase — protein MSIINSIDSTEQESAGSHALPDPGAPVPTLAWPTVSLFTGSLVAFVISTLGYVQGWLPAWVTIPVNATVTFTMFTVLHDAIHYAISTVRWVNGLFGRLAMLLIVPILSFPSYAFIHIEHHRYANDDDNDPDAWASHAPTWQAPARWALAELFYGKFLIRTIPNRPKAEVAETVFVLALSVVGLLVAIVTGYLWTLSVVFLIPQRIGMFFLAWWFDWMPHHGLEATQRSDRYQATRTRVGMEWLFTPLMLSQNYHLVHHLHPSVPFYRYVKTWRRNEEAYLERDAAISTVFGQQLNSEEFREWKQLNSRLGRLVPVRMPARSSATHAVRHRVPVASVDPITDDSTMVTFAVPEALQDEFRFEPGQHVTVCTNLGGQGVRRVYSICAPATRAQLRIAVKHIPGGAFSAFVANQLKAGDVLELMTPTGRFGTRLNPLAQKHYVGLAAGSGITPVLSILETVLEIETESRFTLIYGNRTKESTMFRRDLYRLESRYADRLEIRHVMSSEPLHTPELRGRIDATKLDRWLTTSLRPNTVDEWFVCGPAGMSTTVHDTLLRHGVDAERIHLELFTGYAKTKSAAHDYAPATLTFRLSGREQTVDLAAGESVLEAVLQVRGDTPYACMGGACGTCRAKLLTGTVEMDQNFALGRAELDAGYVLTCQSHPSSPTVSVDYDA, from the coding sequence ATGTCGATCATCAATTCCATCGACAGCACCGAGCAGGAGTCCGCCGGAAGCCATGCCCTTCCGGACCCCGGTGCGCCAGTCCCGACGCTGGCATGGCCGACGGTTAGCTTATTCACCGGTTCACTCGTCGCATTCGTCATTTCCACGCTCGGCTACGTCCAGGGCTGGCTGCCAGCCTGGGTGACCATTCCGGTCAACGCGACGGTCACCTTCACGATGTTCACCGTGCTGCACGACGCCATCCACTACGCGATCAGCACCGTGAGATGGGTGAACGGACTGTTCGGTCGATTGGCCATGCTGTTGATCGTGCCGATTCTGTCGTTCCCTTCTTATGCGTTCATCCACATCGAGCACCATCGGTATGCGAACGACGACGACAATGATCCCGACGCCTGGGCCTCCCATGCCCCGACCTGGCAAGCGCCGGCACGCTGGGCGTTGGCCGAGCTGTTCTATGGCAAGTTCCTCATCCGCACGATTCCCAACCGGCCGAAGGCCGAGGTCGCCGAGACCGTCTTCGTGTTAGCACTGAGCGTCGTCGGACTGCTCGTGGCGATTGTCACCGGCTACCTTTGGACCCTCTCCGTCGTGTTCCTCATCCCGCAGCGCATCGGAATGTTCTTCTTGGCATGGTGGTTCGACTGGATGCCACATCACGGACTGGAAGCCACGCAGCGCAGCGACCGATACCAGGCCACCCGCACGCGCGTCGGGATGGAGTGGCTGTTCACTCCGCTGATGCTGTCGCAGAACTACCATCTGGTGCATCACCTGCACCCGTCCGTGCCGTTCTACCGCTACGTCAAGACCTGGCGGCGTAACGAGGAAGCCTACCTGGAGCGCGACGCCGCGATATCCACTGTCTTCGGCCAGCAACTGAATTCGGAGGAATTTCGAGAATGGAAGCAGCTCAATAGCAGGCTCGGGCGCCTGGTGCCGGTGCGTATGCCGGCCAGGTCGAGTGCGACTCACGCAGTGCGGCACCGCGTTCCGGTGGCATCGGTCGATCCCATCACCGATGACAGCACAATGGTGACGTTCGCGGTACCGGAGGCGCTCCAGGACGAATTCCGATTCGAACCGGGTCAGCACGTCACGGTATGCACGAACCTCGGCGGCCAAGGCGTGCGGCGTGTTTACTCGATCTGCGCGCCGGCCACTAGGGCACAACTGCGGATCGCAGTCAAACACATTCCCGGCGGGGCGTTTTCAGCCTTCGTGGCCAACCAGTTGAAGGCAGGAGACGTACTCGAACTGATGACCCCTACCGGCCGGTTCGGCACCCGGTTGAACCCACTGGCGCAAAAGCACTACGTGGGTTTAGCAGCCGGCAGCGGCATCACGCCAGTCCTGTCGATCCTGGAGACAGTTCTGGAAATCGAAACCGAAAGCCGCTTCACGCTGATCTACGGCAACCGCACCAAAGAGTCGACCATGTTCCGCCGCGACCTGTACCGCCTCGAATCCCGCTACGCGGACCGTCTGGAGATCCGGCACGTGATGTCGTCGGAGCCACTGCATACTCCCGAGCTGAGGGGGCGGATCGACGCAACAAAGCTCGACCGCTGGCTGACCACCTCGCTACGGCCCAATACCGTCGATGAATGGTTCGTGTGCGGACCGGCGGGCATGTCGACGACTGTTCATGACACGTTGCTCCGGCACGGCGTGGACGCGGAACGGATTCACTTGGAGTTGTTCACCGGCTATGCCAAAACCAAGTCCGCAGCACATGATTACGCCCCGGCAACGTTGACGTTTCGGCTGTCGGGCCGAGAGCAGACCGTCGATCTGGCAGCGGGTGAGTCGGTCCTGGAGGCAGTGCTGCAGGTCCGCGGCGATACGCCCTATGCCTGCATGGGCGGCGCCTGCGGTACCTGCCGCGCCAAGTTGCTGACCGGGACCGTCGAGATGGACCAGAACTTCGCTCTCGGACGGGCTGAATTGGACGCCGGCTACGTGCTGACCTGCCAGTCACACCCGAGCAGCCCAACCGTTTCCGTCGACTACGACGCATAG
- a CDS encoding PACE efflux transporter, protein MAPVVRRIIYVISYELIAIVLTTLGLVVLGFGGASSGVMAVTASTIAMVWNYIWNTVFELWEQRQDSPARTLRRRVAHAIGFEGGLVVVLLPIMAWILRVSLRQAFALEVGLLAFFLVYTFAFTWLFDKVLPPRTNPDAR, encoded by the coding sequence GTGGCACCAGTTGTTCGCCGGATCATCTACGTCATCAGCTACGAACTGATCGCCATTGTGCTGACCACCCTCGGCCTCGTGGTGCTGGGGTTCGGTGGCGCCAGTTCGGGTGTCATGGCGGTGACGGCATCGACGATCGCGATGGTGTGGAACTACATCTGGAACACCGTGTTCGAGCTGTGGGAGCAGCGGCAGGACTCCCCGGCCCGCACCCTGCGCCGCCGGGTAGCACACGCGATCGGCTTCGAAGGCGGGCTGGTGGTGGTGTTGTTGCCGATCATGGCCTGGATCCTGCGGGTGTCACTGCGGCAGGCGTTCGCTCTCGAGGTGGGCCTGCTGGCGTTCTTCCTGGTCTACACGTTCGCGTTCACCTGGTTGTTCGACAAGGTGTTGCCGCCGCGAACTAATCCAGATGCTCGCTGA
- a CDS encoding PucR family transcriptional regulator produces MTREAIVGELPVYAVLEPTVLERDLARSIECCLRSGNGGCAMIDDVKCDEPAVIGATRVRQGISVDEMLREWRIAVGMVISHAQLLSRNLGIADAAVLAFVQAALTWSDLAMVAASDAYRRTEVACRFAEEKRASFVRDVLLGTISGAELAIQADAHGLDPAGSYVAIRALLMPGMSRRKLEWALGFHGASQRTSGLCAVVDGCVAGFLSERPSGELDVVAGAGPAVPLDEMAASYRLATRALITAQKFGMRGVQDISSVGLRAATVADPEVGKAMRTRYVGPLRDSGSAQELLTTIDAYLACGMNVERTAKQLYVHQNTVRYRLARFEELSGCDMHNVEDLFGIWWALKCR; encoded by the coding sequence ATGACCCGCGAGGCGATCGTGGGCGAGCTTCCGGTGTATGCGGTGTTGGAACCGACGGTCCTGGAACGTGACCTCGCCCGTTCGATCGAATGCTGCCTGCGCTCGGGCAACGGTGGGTGCGCGATGATCGATGACGTCAAGTGCGACGAGCCGGCTGTAATCGGCGCAACACGAGTGCGGCAAGGTATCTCAGTGGATGAGATGCTGCGAGAGTGGCGCATCGCGGTCGGGATGGTGATCAGTCATGCCCAGCTGTTGAGTCGGAACCTCGGTATCGCGGACGCTGCGGTTCTGGCGTTCGTCCAGGCTGCTCTCACTTGGTCCGACCTCGCTATGGTGGCCGCCAGTGATGCCTACCGGCGGACCGAGGTCGCGTGCCGATTCGCTGAGGAGAAGCGTGCGAGCTTTGTGCGCGATGTATTACTCGGAACCATTTCCGGCGCCGAGCTAGCGATTCAAGCCGATGCTCATGGCCTAGACCCGGCCGGCAGCTACGTTGCGATTCGTGCCTTGCTGATGCCGGGCATGTCGAGGCGAAAGTTGGAGTGGGCGCTGGGATTCCATGGCGCGAGCCAGCGAACGTCGGGCCTGTGCGCGGTAGTCGACGGCTGTGTGGCCGGCTTCTTGAGTGAACGACCAAGCGGGGAACTGGACGTCGTCGCCGGTGCCGGGCCGGCGGTGCCGCTCGATGAGATGGCGGCGTCGTATCGACTGGCGACGCGGGCGCTGATCACGGCTCAGAAGTTCGGTATGCGGGGGGTGCAAGACATCTCGTCGGTCGGGCTGCGTGCCGCCACGGTGGCTGACCCCGAGGTCGGGAAGGCGATGCGGACGCGTTATGTCGGCCCGCTGCGGGACAGTGGGTCCGCTCAAGAGTTGCTCACGACTATTGATGCGTACCTCGCATGCGGAATGAACGTAGAACGGACCGCGAAGCAGCTGTATGTCCACCAGAACACCGTCCGGTACCGATTGGCGCGATTCGAGGAACTGAGCGGCTGCGACATGCACAATGTGGAGGATCTATTCGGGATCTGGTGGGCATTGAAGTGCCGGTAG
- a CDS encoding alpha/beta hydrolase-fold protein yields MGSSAQSDGAAGQTTDGEQTGGCRGYSAVLAVLVLLAGLWSAGFTPAWGAGIEALMVPSAAMGRDIPVTFMPGGPHAVVLLDAFNAAPEVSNWVTAGGAMNRLAGKGISVVAPAGGAWSMYTNWEQDGGRQWETFLVQELPDWLAANRGLAPGGHGIVGAAQGGTAALALAGSHPERYRYAGSLSGFLTPSRSDVNGAITAGMAQYGGVDTQHMWGPAQFGRWKWHDPDVHVAALSANNTRLWVYSPSTPTCSDPAAMIGFCDVAQGSNRAFYQHYRTVGGANGHFDIPLQGEHDWSTWGPQLGAMSGDLAATIR; encoded by the coding sequence ATGGGTAGTTCAGCTCAGAGTGACGGGGCAGCGGGGCAGACGACCGACGGTGAGCAGACAGGCGGCTGCCGGGGGTACTCCGCTGTGCTGGCCGTCCTGGTCTTGCTCGCCGGGCTGTGGTCGGCCGGTTTCACACCGGCGTGGGGCGCGGGCATCGAGGCGCTGATGGTGCCGTCGGCGGCGATGGGCCGCGACATCCCGGTGACTTTCATGCCGGGCGGACCGCACGCGGTGGTTCTGCTGGACGCATTCAATGCGGCTCCCGAGGTGAGCAACTGGGTGACGGCCGGTGGGGCGATGAACCGGCTGGCTGGGAAGGGCATTTCGGTGGTCGCTCCCGCCGGCGGTGCGTGGAGTATGTACACCAACTGGGAGCAAGACGGCGGTCGCCAGTGGGAGACGTTCCTCGTGCAGGAATTGCCGGACTGGCTGGCGGCCAACCGGGGGTTGGCGCCCGGCGGGCACGGAATCGTCGGTGCCGCGCAGGGGGGAACCGCCGCGTTGGCACTGGCCGGGTCGCACCCGGAGCGCTACCGGTACGCGGGGTCGCTGTCGGGTTTCCTGACACCGTCGAGATCCGACGTCAACGGAGCCATCACCGCGGGAATGGCTCAGTATGGTGGCGTCGACACCCAGCATATGTGGGGTCCCGCCCAGTTCGGCCGCTGGAAATGGCACGATCCGGACGTGCATGTGGCAGCGCTGTCGGCGAACAACACCCGGCTATGGGTATACAGCCCGTCGACGCCGACCTGCAGCGACCCGGCCGCGATGATCGGTTTCTGTGACGTGGCCCAGGGCAGCAACCGCGCCTTTTACCAGCATTACCGCACGGTCGGTGGGGCCAACGGCCACTTTGACATCCCGCTGCAGGGGGAACATGATTGGTCGACTTGGGGTCCGCAGCTGGGGGCCATGTCGGGTGATCTCGCAGCGACGATCAGGTAG
- a CDS encoding ArsB/NhaD family transporter, which translates to MAYFAVAVFVIAYAFIAADRVNKTLVALAGAAAVVVLPVISSDDIFYSHTTGIDWDVIFLLLGMMIIVSVLRQTGVFEYIAIWAAKRANGSPLRIMILLVLVTAVASALLDNVTTVLLIAPVTLLVCDRLEINAAPFLMAEVFASNIGGAATLVGDPPNIIIASRAGLTFNAFLIHLTPIVLVVMVVFVIMLRWLFPGSFTVEADRVADVMALEEREAIRDRGLLTKCGMVLTAVFTGFLGHGALHLEPSVVALLGAGVLIVISRLERSDYLSGVEWETLLFFAGLFVMVGALVDTGAIGTLAKAATELTGGNALLTTMGILGVSAPVSGIIDNIPYVATMTPIVAELSATLPNDLHPDALWWALALGADFGGNLTAVGASANVVMLGIARRAGNPISFWEFTRKGIVVTAVSVALSAIYLWLRYFVFG; encoded by the coding sequence ATGGCCTATTTCGCGGTAGCGGTCTTTGTGATCGCCTACGCATTCATCGCCGCTGACCGCGTCAACAAAACCCTGGTGGCATTGGCCGGAGCGGCGGCCGTCGTCGTCCTCCCGGTGATCAGCTCCGATGACATCTTCTACTCGCACACGACCGGGATCGACTGGGACGTCATCTTCCTACTCCTGGGAATGATGATCATCGTCAGCGTGCTGCGCCAGACCGGGGTGTTCGAGTACATCGCGATCTGGGCCGCCAAACGCGCCAACGGGTCCCCGCTGCGGATCATGATCCTGCTGGTGCTGGTGACGGCGGTGGCCTCGGCGCTGCTGGACAACGTCACCACGGTGTTGTTGATCGCCCCGGTCACCCTGCTGGTCTGCGACCGGCTCGAGATCAATGCCGCGCCGTTTTTGATGGCCGAAGTGTTCGCCTCCAACATCGGCGGTGCGGCCACCCTGGTGGGCGATCCGCCGAACATCATCATCGCCAGCCGAGCCGGGTTGACGTTCAACGCGTTTCTGATCCACCTGACGCCGATCGTTCTCGTCGTGATGGTGGTGTTCGTCATCATGCTGCGGTGGCTGTTCCCCGGATCGTTCACCGTCGAAGCCGACCGGGTCGCCGACGTGATGGCCCTGGAGGAACGCGAGGCGATCCGTGACCGCGGCCTGCTGACCAAGTGCGGAATGGTGCTGACCGCGGTGTTCACCGGGTTCTTGGGGCATGGGGCCCTGCACCTGGAGCCGTCGGTGGTGGCGTTGTTGGGAGCCGGGGTGCTGATCGTGATCTCCAGGCTGGAGCGCTCGGACTACCTGTCGGGAGTCGAATGGGAGACCCTGCTGTTCTTCGCGGGCCTGTTCGTGATGGTCGGCGCCCTGGTGGACACCGGCGCGATCGGTACATTGGCCAAGGCCGCCACCGAGCTCACCGGCGGCAACGCGCTGCTGACCACGATGGGAATCCTCGGGGTCTCCGCTCCGGTGTCGGGGATCATCGACAACATCCCCTACGTGGCGACCATGACGCCGATCGTCGCCGAGCTGAGCGCCACGCTGCCGAACGACCTGCATCCCGACGCATTGTGGTGGGCGTTGGCCCTCGGCGCCGACTTCGGCGGCAACCTGACCGCGGTCGGGGCCAGCGCCAATGTGGTGATGCTCGGAATCGCCCGCCGCGCCGGCAATCCCATCTCGTTCTGGGAGTTCACCCGCAAGGGCATCGTGGTGACCGCGGTGTCGGTGGCGCTGTCGGCGATCTATCTGTGGTTGCGCTACTTCGTGTTCGGCTGA
- the dxs gene encoding 1-deoxy-D-xylulose-5-phosphate synthase: MLEGIRGPADLQYLTQAQLTDLAAEIREFLIHKVAATGGHLGPNLGVVELTLALHRVFDSPHDPIIFDTGHQAYVHKMLTGRGPDFGTLRKKGGLSGYPSRAESEHDWVESSHASSALSYADGLAKAFELTGHRNRHVVAVVGDGALTGGMCWEALNNIAAGNRPVVIVVNDNGRSYAPTIGGFADHLAALRLQPVYERLLERGRAAVRGVPVVGEIGYQVIHSFKAGLKDALAPQALFTDLGLKYLGPIDGHDEAAVESALRRARGFGGPVIVHVVTRKGKGYGPAENDEAEQMHACGVIDPLTGYATETAGRGWTAAFSDALIEYGTKRRDVVAITAAMPGPTGLTPFGQRFADRMFDVGIAEQHALTSAAGLAMGGLHPVVAVYSTFLNRAFDQMLMDVALHKLPVTLVLDRSGITGPDGASHNGMWDLSILGIVPGMRVAAPRDGIRLREELGEALDVHDGPTALRFPKGDVGEDIPAIERRSGVDMLAVPADGLTPDVLLVAIGAFAPMALAVADRLHNQGIGVTVIDPRWVLPVPGVIAELAVTHKLVVTCEDNGVAGGVGSAVSAALRRAEIDVPCRDVGLPQRFYDHASRGELLAEVGLTAQDVARQITGWVAAMGSCNCVEEVSEHLD, encoded by the coding sequence ATGCTTGAAGGGATCCGCGGCCCCGCCGATCTGCAGTACCTCACGCAGGCGCAGTTGACCGACCTGGCGGCCGAGATCCGGGAGTTTTTGATCCACAAGGTCGCCGCGACCGGGGGGCACCTGGGTCCCAACCTGGGCGTGGTGGAGCTGACACTGGCGCTGCACCGGGTGTTCGACTCCCCGCACGACCCGATCATCTTCGACACCGGGCATCAGGCCTACGTGCACAAGATGTTGACCGGGCGCGGCCCCGACTTCGGCACCCTGCGCAAGAAGGGCGGGCTCTCGGGTTACCCGTCGCGTGCCGAGAGTGAGCACGACTGGGTGGAGTCCAGCCATGCCAGCTCGGCGCTGTCGTATGCCGACGGGCTGGCCAAAGCCTTCGAGCTGACCGGGCACCGCAACCGACACGTGGTGGCCGTCGTTGGCGACGGCGCGCTGACCGGCGGCATGTGTTGGGAGGCGTTGAACAACATCGCCGCCGGCAACCGGCCGGTGGTGATCGTCGTCAACGACAACGGCCGCAGCTACGCGCCGACCATCGGCGGCTTCGCGGATCACCTGGCCGCACTGCGACTACAGCCCGTCTACGAGCGGCTGCTGGAGCGCGGCCGCGCCGCGGTGCGCGGCGTGCCGGTAGTCGGCGAGATCGGCTACCAGGTGATCCACAGCTTCAAGGCCGGGCTCAAGGACGCATTGGCGCCGCAGGCGCTCTTCACCGACCTGGGGCTGAAATACCTCGGCCCGATCGACGGCCACGACGAGGCCGCCGTGGAGTCGGCGCTGCGCCGTGCGCGGGGCTTCGGCGGGCCGGTGATCGTGCATGTGGTCACCCGCAAGGGCAAAGGCTACGGTCCGGCCGAGAACGACGAGGCCGAGCAGATGCATGCCTGCGGCGTGATCGACCCGCTCACCGGGTACGCGACCGAAACCGCCGGCCGCGGCTGGACGGCGGCCTTCTCCGATGCGCTCATCGAGTACGGCACCAAACGACGCGATGTCGTCGCGATCACCGCGGCGATGCCCGGCCCTACCGGGCTGACCCCGTTCGGGCAGCGTTTCGCCGACCGGATGTTCGACGTCGGGATCGCCGAACAGCATGCGCTCACCTCGGCGGCCGGGCTGGCAATGGGCGGCCTGCACCCGGTGGTGGCGGTCTATTCAACATTCCTCAACCGCGCGTTCGACCAGATGCTGATGGACGTGGCACTGCACAAGCTGCCGGTCACCCTGGTGCTGGACCGATCCGGCATCACCGGCCCGGACGGCGCCAGCCACAACGGCATGTGGGATCTGTCCATCCTGGGCATCGTGCCGGGTATGCGGGTCGCCGCGCCGCGCGATGGCATCCGGCTTCGCGAGGAACTCGGGGAGGCGCTCGACGTCCATGACGGGCCCACGGCGCTGCGATTCCCGAAAGGCGACGTGGGCGAAGACATCCCCGCGATCGAGCGGCGCTCCGGGGTGGACATGCTCGCCGTACCGGCGGACGGGCTTACCCCGGACGTCCTGCTGGTCGCCATCGGTGCGTTCGCGCCGATGGCACTGGCGGTGGCCGACCGGCTGCACAACCAGGGCATCGGTGTAACCGTGATCGATCCACGCTGGGTGCTGCCGGTGCCCGGGGTGATCGCCGAGCTGGCGGTCACCCACAAGCTGGTGGTGACCTGCGAAGACAACGGCGTTGCCGGCGGTGTCGGCTCGGCGGTGTCCGCGGCGCTGCGGCGCGCCGAGATCGACGTGCCCTGCCGTGACGTCGGTCTGCCGCAACGCTTCTACGACCACGCCTCCCGCGGTGAGTTGCTCGCCGAGGTCGGCCTGACCGCCCAGGACGTCGCCCGCCAGATCACCGGTTGGGTGGCGGCGATGGGCAGCTGCAACTGTGTCGAAGAGGTCAGCGAGCATCTGGATTAG
- a CDS encoding PucR family transcriptional regulator, translated as MTAQNREYTERVAESAAGIIARLGDQLDAVTQATQEVLLRDVSELRGDTQLLQLLRDNTAANIDTFFTALRNNIPLESLEPPTAAMEYARRLAQREVASTALIRAYRLGHQTVLGIMLDAVRASGLEIKLQLDTFELITELSFGYIDWVTQQSIAAYQQEHDRWQDKRSSLRALRVRELLEGGDVDTDLMIASIGYPLRRTHLALVLSTAESGNNDELASLERFVHRIAELLGVQEKPLFISADRLTGWAWIPLATCDGTSALERVGEFVRSEPGAPYLAAGIPQPGLAGFRRSHEQAADAFAVAVASDARSKRFTPADEPGILLAAILKEKQDSVHKWIGEVLGPLAEDTDSDKRLRETLSVFLRTGSSFTAAAAELHLHFNSVRYRIGRAELRRGRPIGSDRLDVEVALLLRQLFGHR; from the coding sequence ATGACGGCACAAAACCGTGAATACACCGAGCGCGTGGCCGAGTCCGCAGCCGGCATTATCGCTCGACTTGGAGACCAGCTGGATGCGGTCACTCAGGCCACCCAGGAGGTTCTCCTGCGCGACGTTTCGGAGTTGCGTGGCGACACGCAGTTGCTACAGCTGTTGCGCGACAACACCGCGGCCAACATCGATACGTTCTTCACCGCACTTCGCAACAACATTCCCCTGGAGAGTCTCGAGCCGCCGACCGCGGCCATGGAATACGCGCGCAGGTTGGCTCAGCGGGAAGTGGCGTCCACGGCACTGATCCGGGCTTATCGCCTTGGGCATCAGACGGTCCTGGGCATCATGCTGGACGCTGTCCGCGCGTCTGGACTGGAAATCAAACTTCAGCTGGATACGTTCGAGCTCATAACCGAGCTGTCCTTCGGATACATCGACTGGGTGACGCAACAGTCGATCGCCGCGTATCAACAAGAGCACGATCGTTGGCAGGACAAGCGAAGCAGCTTGCGCGCCTTACGTGTCCGCGAGCTTCTCGAAGGTGGCGACGTCGACACCGATCTCATGATCGCCTCGATCGGATACCCACTGAGACGAACGCACCTGGCATTGGTGTTGTCGACAGCTGAATCCGGCAACAACGACGAGCTGGCCAGTCTGGAGCGGTTCGTGCACCGTATTGCGGAATTGCTTGGGGTACAGGAGAAGCCGTTGTTCATCTCCGCGGATCGATTGACCGGCTGGGCCTGGATTCCGCTGGCCACGTGCGACGGCACGTCGGCATTGGAGCGTGTCGGTGAATTCGTCCGTAGCGAACCCGGTGCACCCTATCTTGCTGCCGGCATACCCCAGCCCGGGCTGGCCGGGTTCCGTCGCTCTCACGAACAGGCCGCCGACGCCTTTGCAGTCGCGGTCGCGTCGGATGCACGGAGCAAGCGGTTCACCCCGGCAGATGAGCCGGGAATTCTGCTCGCGGCGATCCTCAAAGAGAAGCAAGACTCCGTGCACAAGTGGATCGGAGAGGTGCTCGGCCCACTTGCGGAAGACACTGACAGCGATAAACGGCTTCGCGAGACTCTGAGCGTGTTTCTGCGCACCGGATCGAGCTTCACCGCCGCAGCTGCGGAATTGCACCTGCACTTCAACTCGGTCCGGTACCGAATCGGCCGGGCCGAGCTACGCCGCGGCCGACCCATCGGCAGCGACCGCCTCGACGTCGAGGTGGCGCTGCTGTTACGACAGCTGTTCGGGCACCGGTGA
- a CDS encoding HRDC domain-containing protein: MSEQTTEPALEEPEPTPLPHPADGVPEVSVTARQIGAAADLLAVGHGPFAVDAERASGFRYSNRAYLIQIRRAGSGTVLIDPVGAGEDPAALLRPVAEVLDDDEWILHAADQDLACLAEVGMWPKALYDTELAGRLAGFERVNLAAMVQRLLGLGLAKGHGAADWSKRPLPAEWLNYAALDVEVLIELRGAIAEVLAGQGKSDWAAQEFNHLRSTDFTTSTRRDRWRRTSGIHKVRDRRGLAAVRELWTVRDRIAARRDIAPGRILPDSAIVAAAIANPTTIDELLVLPVFGGPKQRRSAATWLAALDAARENPEPPDSVEPHNGPPPPSRWSRRKPEAAARLEAARAALSRVSEQVTVPPENLLSPDLLRRLCWDWNPATPEPAAVIEEFLSAGGARPWQLQLTVPLLAQALGKTADA; this comes from the coding sequence ATGTCCGAGCAGACCACAGAACCGGCCCTCGAAGAGCCCGAGCCGACCCCCCTGCCCCATCCCGCCGACGGGGTACCGGAGGTGTCGGTCACCGCGAGGCAGATCGGGGCCGCCGCCGATCTGTTGGCCGTCGGCCACGGCCCGTTCGCGGTGGATGCCGAACGGGCGTCGGGCTTCCGGTACTCCAACCGGGCCTATCTCATCCAGATCCGGCGCGCCGGTTCGGGCACGGTGCTCATCGACCCGGTCGGCGCCGGCGAGGACCCGGCGGCCCTGCTGCGTCCGGTCGCCGAGGTGCTCGACGACGACGAGTGGATCCTGCACGCCGCCGACCAGGATCTGGCCTGCCTGGCCGAGGTCGGCATGTGGCCGAAGGCGCTCTATGACACCGAGCTGGCCGGGCGGCTGGCCGGTTTCGAGCGGGTCAACCTGGCCGCGATGGTGCAGCGACTGCTGGGGCTGGGGCTGGCCAAGGGGCACGGCGCCGCCGACTGGTCCAAGCGCCCGCTTCCCGCCGAGTGGCTCAACTATGCGGCGCTGGACGTCGAGGTGCTGATCGAACTGCGCGGGGCCATCGCCGAGGTGCTGGCCGGACAGGGTAAATCCGACTGGGCGGCCCAGGAATTCAACCATCTGCGCAGTACCGACTTCACCACGTCGACCCGCCGGGACCGCTGGCGGCGCACGTCGGGCATCCACAAGGTGCGCGACCGGCGTGGGCTGGCCGCCGTCCGCGAACTCTGGACGGTGCGCGATCGGATCGCGGCGCGCCGCGACATCGCCCCCGGGCGGATCCTGCCCGATTCGGCGATCGTCGCCGCGGCCATCGCCAACCCCACCACCATCGACGAACTGCTCGTCCTGCCGGTGTTCGGCGGGCCCAAGCAGCGCCGCAGCGCGGCGACCTGGCTGGCCGCGCTGGACGCCGCCCGCGAGAACCCGGAGCCGCCGGATTCCGTCGAGCCCCACAACGGCCCACCGCCGCCGTCGCGCTGGTCACGGCGCAAGCCCGAGGCGGCCGCCCGGCTGGAGGCGGCCCGCGCCGCGCTGAGCCGGGTGTCCGAACAGGTGACGGTGCCGCCCGAGAACCTGCTCTCCCCCGACCTGCTGCGCCGGCTGTGCTGGGACTGGAATCCCGCGACACCAGAACCCGCGGCGGTGATCGAAGAATTTCTCAGTGCCGGCGGCGCCCGACCCTGGCAACTTCAGCTCACGGTGCCGTTGCTGGCTCAGGCCCTCGGCAAGACCGCCGACGCCTAA
- a CDS encoding CBS domain-containing protein — MRAEEIAEEFPVVAIDSSALDAARLLAEHRLPGIVVIDPTGKPRAVLPASQVVRFIVPGYIQDDPSLAGVLNETMADQAAAKLGAKVVRDMLPEHLPEMPIAGAAETVIEVASTMARLRSPLVAVVKDGKLLGVITASRLLAMALKA, encoded by the coding sequence ATGCGCGCCGAGGAGATAGCTGAAGAATTTCCGGTGGTGGCCATCGACTCCAGCGCCCTGGATGCGGCCAGATTGCTGGCCGAACACCGCTTACCCGGCATCGTGGTCATCGACCCGACCGGCAAGCCGCGCGCTGTGCTGCCGGCCTCCCAGGTGGTGCGGTTCATCGTGCCCGGCTACATCCAGGACGACCCGTCCCTGGCGGGTGTGCTCAACGAGACCATGGCCGACCAGGCCGCCGCAAAGCTGGGCGCCAAGGTGGTGCGCGACATGCTGCCCGAACACCTACCCGAAATGCCGATCGCCGGCGCCGCCGAGACCGTGATCGAAGTCGCCTCCACCATGGCCCGGCTGCGCAGCCCGCTTGTCGCGGTGGTCAAGGACGGTAAACTGCTCGGCGTGATCACCGCGTCGCGTTTGCTGGCCATGGCGCTGAAGGCCTGA